A single window of Methanobacterium sp. Maddingley MBC34 DNA harbors:
- a CDS encoding hypothetical protein (PFAM: CbiX) — MVTNSNSNSKIGIVLVGHGSRLPYGKDVLSQLAEIYRQESDNPVEVGFMNMNKPSIPASINKLAQMGVEKIVVTPVFLAPGVHTTEDIPRILGLNNGDETHEHSHEHGHDHDHGETEEIHFHGEIIYTNPLGPDPKIVSIIKDRVNEAL, encoded by the coding sequence ATGGTTACAAATTCAAACTCAAACAGTAAGATAGGGATCGTGTTAGTGGGCCACGGCAGTCGACTACCCTATGGTAAAGATGTTCTAAGCCAGTTAGCAGAGATTTACAGGCAGGAAAGTGATAATCCAGTGGAAGTAGGATTTATGAACATGAACAAACCATCCATCCCTGCATCCATCAATAAACTGGCCCAGATGGGTGTGGAAAAGATTGTGGTAACCCCGGTGTTCCTGGCTCCTGGAGTGCACACCACCGAGGACATCCCTCGCATTCTGGGATTGAACAATGGTGATGAAACCCATGAACACAGCCATGAGCATGGACACGACCACGACCACGGGGAAACAGAGGAGATACACTTCCACGGGGAGATAATCTACACCAACCCATTGGGTCCTGATCCAAAAATCGTTTCCATAATAAAAGACAGGGTTAATGAGGCCCTTTAA